The window AGATCGGCCGTCGGTTCGGCCTCAGCTCGCCGGCCACGGTGCACAAGCACCTGCAGAACCTGGAGGAGAAAGGCCTGCTGCGCCGCGACACGAACCGCAGCCGCGCAATCGAGCTGTGCGACCCGTCCGGGGAGGAGCCGTCCCCCTCGGTCTCTGTCTCCTCCGGCGCGGTGAGCCTGCCTCTCTTGGGCCGGATCGCCGCCGGGCGGCCGATCCAGGCCCTGCCCGTGCCGGAGAGCATGGATGTCCCCTCGTTCCTGGCCGGACGCGGCCAGCCGACTTTCGTGCTGCGGGTCAGCGGGGATTCGATGATCGACGAGCAGATACGCGACGGCGACTATGTGATCGTGGAGAGCCGTCAGGATGCGGCGGATGGCCAGATCGTGGTGGCCCTGATCGGCAACGAGGAGGTCACGCTCAAGCGGTTCTACCGTGAGAAAGACGGGGTGCGGCTCCAGCCGGCCAATGTCAACATGTCGCCGATCTACGTGCGCGACGGCGAGTTCAGCCTCCAGGGCGTGGTGATCGGCGTGTTGCGCAAGTATTGAGAATACACATTGTGATTTTATCCATAAACGCACGGCCCGGGCGGCTTGGGCTGTCCCGCCGGAACGAAAGAGGGGAGACTTGAGATGAAAGGCAACCGACTG of the bacterium genome contains:
- the lexA gene encoding transcriptional repressor LexA — encoded protein: MYLTRRQKEILDFIREHIAGQGYAPSLGEIGRRFGLSSPATVHKHLQNLEEKGLLRRDTNRSRAIELCDPSGEEPSPSVSVSSGAVSLPLLGRIAAGRPIQALPVPESMDVPSFLAGRGQPTFVLRVSGDSMIDEQIRDGDYVIVESRQDAADGQIVVALIGNEEVTLKRFYREKDGVRLQPANVNMSPIYVRDGEFSLQGVVIGVLRKY